One Sparus aurata chromosome 5, fSpaAur1.1, whole genome shotgun sequence genomic window carries:
- the LOC115581261 gene encoding coiled-coil domain-containing protein 42 homolog, whose protein sequence is MNCRTVREEQGTTSLPAAAAAGCATPTPRDRTAAFFELQERRHELLKLDAQTEERRQVLETLQLRKEELDKKYKDVEEFHSSYDMFLKDEETDRVAEKAERERKEGLQKEVEIKRLKEEYAGLTERKQELQRRVQSHGVYQDFMERVVKMTTFPDVQQPAAHLESLLHFRGKLRQRESEAQEQADQQRRALQKLEDQRHLLQLHKNNQLSQLYKKMEKMCSEALTWERKWNHIQETAAMKTLLLGKIKIVTLNLYEMIDDEVKGEEGVDVNDTETQLDKVRMFIQDNEDIVKQQGTPSRAKLSLMCNKGQKRKEQRGDKTRKQ, encoded by the exons ATGAACTGTCGGACGGTCCGTGAGGAGCAGGGGACGAC GAGtttgccagcagcagcagcagccggatGTGCGACCCCGACCCCGCGCGACAGGACGGCGGCCTTCTttgagctgcaggagagacggCACGAGCTGCTCAAGCTGGACGCGCAGACAGAGGAGCGCAGACAG GTGTTGGAGACTTTGCAACTGCGCAAAGAAGAGCTGGACAAGAAGTATAAGGACGTGGAAGAGTTCCACTCGAGTTACGACATGTTTCTCAAG GATGAAGAAACCGACCGAGTTGCTGAGAAagcggagagggagaggaaagaggggCTTCAGAAGGAGGTCGAAATTAAGAGGCTGAAGGAGGAGTACGCTGGCCTGAcggagaggaaacaggagctGCAGCGTCGGGTGCAGAGCCACGGAGTGTATCAGGACTTCATGGAGCGGGTGGTCAAGATGACTACG ttcCCTGATGTGCAGCAGCCTGCGGCTCATTTGGAGAGTCTTCTCCACTTTAGGGGCAAGCTCCGTCAGAGGGAGAGTGAGGCGCAGGAACAGGCCGACCAGCAGAGAAGAGCACTGCAGAAACTGGAGGACCAGCGTCACTTGCTGCAGCTGCACAAGAACAACCAGCTGTCCCAGCTCTACAAAAAGATGGAGAAGATGTGTTCTGAAGCTCTAACATGG GAAAGAAAGTGGAACCACATTCAGGAAACAGCAGCAATGAAAACGCTCCTACTGGGAAAGATTAAGATTGTAACCCTAAACCTCTATGAAATGATAGATGACGAGGTCAAAGGAGAGGAAGGCGTGGATGTGAATGACACAGAGACGCAGCTGGACAAG GTCAGGATGTTCATCCAGGACAACGAGGACATAGTGAAACAGCAAGGAACTCCCTCACGCGCAAAACTGTCCCTCATGTGCAACAAGggtcagaaaagaaaagagcagagaggagacaagacCAGAAAGCAGTAA